The following coding sequences lie in one Nitrospirota bacterium genomic window:
- a CDS encoding DUF1566 domain-containing protein, with amino-acid sequence MLSTGMRHLAVYSILLLLLAGCGVGGDMGEAYNNVKPDGNSSENALENPSVNSAPAADAGADRNVVIGSVVTLDGRACADADGDTLIYSWSIVFLPEGSAAVLSDPAITSPAFTVDMLGTYVISLIVNDGKSDSAADVVIITAVAPAIPVTSTIPDTGQEICLDDSGQILCPSSGSPHYGQDAQYSANPMSFTDNDDSTVTDNVTGLMWQKINDGKVYSWYEAAGIYDAAHNPGTEDVCGSLTLSGFSDWRLPSKRELMSIVNYGTYYPSINTAYFPDATSDYYWTSSEYPAGGSAWFVSFYLGFISPAAKDSDNYVRCVRGPYASTDDFTDNGNGTVTDNNTKLMWQQKDDSGNRSWQEALSYCEDLDLADHTDWRVPDIKELESLVDYSVSAPSINAGYFPDTKFSASSYWSSTSSLNPVYAWQIIFNGGNVSFDAKNSNSFSMKHYVRCVR; translated from the coding sequence ATGTTGTCAACGGGGATGAGACATCTGGCGGTATACTCAATTTTATTATTGCTGCTTGCCGGATGCGGTGTTGGCGGAGATATGGGAGAGGCATACAACAATGTGAAGCCCGATGGGAATTCCAGCGAAAATGCCCTGGAAAATCCTTCTGTAAATTCAGCGCCTGCCGCTGATGCAGGGGCTGACCGTAATGTTGTGATCGGCTCTGTTGTTACTCTCGACGGAAGAGCTTGCGCGGATGCGGACGGAGATACGTTGATCTATAGTTGGTCCATTGTATTTTTGCCTGAAGGAAGTGCGGCGGTTTTATCAGACCCGGCCATCACAAGTCCGGCTTTCACAGTGGATATGTTGGGCACATATGTAATCAGCCTCATTGTCAATGATGGAAAGTCAGACAGCGCTGCCGATGTGGTGATAATAACAGCCGTTGCACCGGCAATTCCGGTGACATCAACCATCCCTGATACCGGACAGGAGATATGCCTTGATGACTCCGGGCAAATACTTTGTCCGTCCTCAGGATCGCCTCATTACGGACAAGACGCCCAGTATTCAGCCAATCCCATGAGTTTCACGGACAATGATGACAGCACGGTGACCGACAACGTGACCGGACTCATGTGGCAGAAAATTAATGACGGAAAGGTGTATAGCTGGTATGAGGCTGCGGGCATATATGACGCCGCGCATAATCCCGGCACAGAAGACGTCTGCGGCTCATTGACGTTATCCGGGTTTTCAGATTGGCGGCTGCCTTCAAAAAGGGAATTGATGAGCATTGTAAATTACGGGACGTATTACCCTTCGATAAACACTGCATACTTCCCTGATGCCACGTCAGACTACTACTGGACTTCAAGCGAATATCCGGCCGGCGGCTCCGCATGGTTCGTGAGCTTCTACCTCGGCTTTATATCACCTGCAGCTAAAGACAGCGACAACTATGTGCGCTGCGTGCGCGGTCCTTATGCGAGTACCGATGACTTCACCGACAACGGGAACGGCACAGTGACTGACAATAATACAAAACTGATGTGGCAACAAAAAGACGACAGCGGCAACAGGTCCTGGCAGGAGGCTTTGTCATATTGTGAAGATCTCGATCTCGCGGACCATACCGACTGGCGGGTGCCGGACATAAAGGAGCTTGAGAGCCTTGTTGACTACTCAGTGTCAGCCCCTTCAATAAATGCCGGGTATTTCCCCGACACCAAGTTTTCTGCAAGCAGTTACTGGTCCTCAACCAGCAGTTTAAATCCAGTCTACGCGTGGCAGATTATATTTAATGGCGGCAATGTGTCATTCGATGCCAAGAACAGCAATTCATTTTCTATGAAACATTATGTCCGCTGTGTCCGCTGA
- a CDS encoding NHL repeat-containing protein, producing MQRIYIYIIIVVSLLADLSPQNSFAIDCINTKFLFDIKPGADQPSDIAVAPNGDIYLVDGLNNRIVVVDGNGTWKFAFGSEGPEKGQFNRPLGIDISESGSVFIADTGNHRIQVFDQSGNFLNMFSVKTNSPQTKSDPVDVAVSKIKNYLYVSDNDNHKIKVYDQNGAFEFEWGKIGEGTGEFRFPGMMTVNQFNELLVVDVLNTRVQKFDPFGNFVSIIGEWGVLPGRFFRPKGVALDKQSRVFVSDSYTGAVQGFTDLGRFLGVVCENNKRKVFNTPVGIFIDKNNRLLVVEMRGNKITVLKIL from the coding sequence TTGCAGCGAATATACATTTATATAATAATTGTCGTATCCCTTCTCGCTGATTTATCCCCTCAAAATTCATTCGCCATAGACTGTATTAACACCAAATTCCTTTTCGACATCAAGCCGGGCGCTGACCAGCCCAGCGACATCGCTGTTGCCCCCAACGGGGACATCTACCTGGTTGACGGTTTGAACAACAGGATAGTTGTGGTTGACGGCAACGGCACCTGGAAGTTTGCGTTCGGCAGCGAAGGCCCTGAGAAAGGGCAGTTCAACCGGCCCCTCGGAATTGATATATCTGAAAGCGGCAGCGTGTTCATCGCCGACACAGGCAACCATAGAATCCAGGTCTTTGATCAGAGCGGCAATTTCCTGAACATGTTTTCAGTCAAGACCAATTCGCCGCAGACAAAATCCGACCCCGTAGACGTGGCGGTCTCCAAGATAAAAAATTATCTTTACGTGTCAGATAACGACAATCACAAAATAAAGGTATATGACCAGAACGGCGCCTTTGAATTCGAATGGGGAAAGATCGGGGAAGGGACCGGCGAATTCAGGTTCCCCGGAATGATGACGGTCAACCAGTTCAATGAACTCCTCGTTGTGGATGTCCTGAATACGAGGGTCCAGAAATTCGACCCGTTTGGAAACTTTGTTTCCATTATCGGTGAGTGGGGTGTCCTGCCCGGCAGGTTTTTCAGGCCCAAGGGGGTGGCCCTTGATAAACAAAGCAGGGTGTTTGTCAGCGACAGCTATACGGGAGCGGTGCAGGGCTTTACAGACCTGGGACGATTTCTCGGGGTCGTCTGTGAAAACAACAAGAGGAAAGTATTCAACACGCCTGTCGGGATTTTCATTGATAAAAATAACAGGCTGTTAGTAGTGGAGATGAGGGGAAATAAGATAACGGTGCTGAAGATTTTATAA
- a CDS encoding DUF4405 domain-containing protein: MAASSEDTTDANNITNTDDYLTYVDGVGNIPRDIYKHVKSDPLGDLPRYSIHIVIQHFATFLTFLILAATGLTLHFSSLWWAPYVMSLFGGPDTARLIHRISAIFMVVASAYHLLTIVGGTFQKIMKKQFDFKRTQIPWLKDVQDIVHDVKYFTGREPYRPKMYKFMYKQKLHYIAIIWGTFVLVTAGTTLLYPETMSTIWPNPEFFQDLARLMHADEAVMAITVIVFWHWTNVHLVPGRFPLQWSFLTGRITREHQIEEHFLEYVNNLKEFPEEREYIKKILREKGLDTH, translated from the coding sequence ATGGCGGCTTCCAGTGAAGATACAACAGATGCAAATAACATAACGAACACAGATGATTATCTTACCTATGTAGACGGCGTAGGCAATATTCCGAGGGACATTTACAAGCATGTTAAATCAGATCCGTTGGGCGACCTGCCGAGATATTCAATTCACATAGTAATTCAGCATTTCGCGACATTTCTAACATTTCTGATCTTAGCTGCTACAGGGCTTACGCTGCATTTCAGCAGCCTCTGGTGGGCGCCGTACGTGATGTCTCTCTTCGGCGGGCCTGATACAGCAAGGCTTATCCACAGGATATCAGCGATCTTTATGGTCGTTGCAAGCGCGTATCATCTTTTAACAATTGTTGGCGGCACCTTTCAAAAGATAATGAAAAAACAGTTTGACTTCAAGAGGACACAGATCCCGTGGTTAAAAGATGTCCAGGATATTGTCCACGACGTCAAATACTTTACGGGGCGTGAGCCTTACAGACCCAAGATGTACAAATTCATGTACAAGCAAAAGCTCCATTATATTGCAATAATATGGGGGACTTTTGTTCTGGTAACTGCCGGCACCACCTTATTATATCCGGAGACAATGTCGACCATATGGCCCAATCCGGAATTCTTTCAGGACCTCGCGAGGTTAATGCACGCCGACGAGGCAGTCATGGCGATCACAGTCATTGTTTTCTGGCACTGGACCAATGTGCATCTTGTGCCGGGGAGATTCCCCCTCCAGTGGTCTTTTTTAACAGGAAGGATCACGAGGGAACATCAAATAGAAGAACACTTTCTGGAATATGTTAATAATCTGAAAGAATTCCCGGAAGAAAGAGAATACATTAAAAAAATCTTAAGAGAAAAAGGACTCGATACACACTAA
- the pilB gene encoding type IV-A pilus assembly ATPase PilB has translation MAAKLGQLLVSNNIVTEEQLLKALDLQKKEGGRIGTALVKLGFITNERLVQFLSKQYGVPAITLSAEEIDTSVVKFIPYDVAYKYHIFPFSKNGATLTIAMADPSNVFAIDDIKFMTGYDVKPVVASEASIKDAISRHYEQSDALQTVVESITTESKEESLDFVKETEEDVDISELKTAVEEAPVVKLVNLLLSEAISRGASDIHIEPYEKEFRVRYRIDGMLYDVMQPPLKMRSALSSRIKIMSELDIAERRLPQDGRIKLKIKDKSVDLRVSTLPTLFGEKIVMRILDKSSLVLDLTRLGFEEKALKDFNEAISSPYGMVLVTGPTGSGKTTTLYSALSTVNSIDVNIMTAEDPVEYNLLGINQVHIREEIGLTFAAALRSFLRQDPDIIMVGEIRDLETAEIAVKAALTGHLVLSTLHTNDAPGTISRMVNMGVEPFLVSASVLLILAQRLCRKVCNNCREEEAIPESVLINAGIPKDEIGTFKCYKGKGCPTCNGTGYKGRIALYEVMPIKDEMKELIIKSATALDLKREAVRQGMKSLRMSGLSKLREGLTSIEEVLRVTFSD, from the coding sequence ATGGCTGCAAAATTAGGTCAACTGCTCGTCAGCAATAATATTGTTACAGAGGAACAACTGCTCAAGGCGCTTGATTTGCAAAAGAAAGAGGGGGGACGCATCGGCACAGCCCTTGTTAAGCTGGGTTTTATAACTAACGAAAGACTGGTACAGTTTCTCAGCAAGCAATACGGGGTACCTGCTATTACCCTTTCCGCCGAAGAGATAGATACTTCTGTTGTAAAATTCATTCCGTACGACGTCGCATATAAATATCATATATTCCCGTTCTCAAAAAACGGCGCTACCCTGACAATCGCAATGGCGGACCCGTCCAATGTCTTTGCCATTGACGATATAAAATTCATGACGGGTTATGATGTAAAGCCCGTTGTTGCGTCGGAGGCCTCAATTAAAGATGCGATATCCAGGCACTATGAACAATCAGACGCTCTTCAGACCGTTGTTGAAAGCATAACGACCGAATCAAAAGAAGAAAGCCTGGACTTTGTCAAGGAGACTGAAGAAGACGTTGATATATCCGAACTGAAAACAGCGGTGGAAGAAGCGCCGGTTGTTAAGCTCGTCAACCTGCTGCTCAGCGAGGCGATATCGAGAGGCGCCAGCGATATCCACATTGAACCGTATGAAAAGGAGTTTCGGGTGCGCTATAGAATAGACGGCATGCTTTATGATGTAATGCAGCCGCCTTTAAAAATGAGGTCCGCGCTTTCATCCAGAATAAAGATTATGTCTGAGCTTGATATAGCGGAAAGACGGCTTCCGCAAGACGGAAGGATCAAGCTGAAGATAAAAGACAAATCGGTCGACCTCCGCGTTTCGACTTTGCCGACACTTTTCGGCGAGAAGATAGTCATGAGGATCCTCGACAAGAGCAGCCTCGTGCTTGACCTTACAAGGCTCGGTTTTGAAGAAAAGGCACTGAAGGATTTTAACGAAGCAATAAGCTCGCCTTATGGAATGGTTTTAGTCACAGGCCCTACCGGAAGCGGTAAGACTACAACGCTGTATTCCGCTCTCAGCACCGTCAACAGCATAGACGTTAATATCATGACCGCTGAAGACCCGGTGGAATATAACCTTCTCGGCATCAACCAGGTCCATATCAGAGAGGAGATCGGGCTTACCTTCGCTGCCGCCCTCAGATCATTCCTGAGACAGGACCCGGACATAATAATGGTTGGTGAAATCAGAGACCTTGAGACCGCGGAGATTGCCGTAAAAGCGGCACTTACCGGACACCTCGTGCTTAGCACCCTTCATACCAATGATGCGCCGGGCACCATTTCGAGAATGGTAAATATGGGGGTGGAGCCGTTTTTAGTCTCTGCATCCGTACTGCTGATCCTTGCTCAAAGGCTGTGCAGAAAAGTTTGTAATAACTGCAGAGAGGAAGAAGCCATCCCGGAATCCGTCCTCATCAACGCGGGTATCCCCAAAGATGAAATCGGTACATTTAAGTGTTATAAAGGCAAAGGCTGCCCCACATGCAATGGAACAGGATATAAAGGCAGGATAGCCTTATATGAGGTAATGCCGATAAAAGATGAGATGAAGGAGCTGATTATTAAAAGCGCCACGGCACTGGATTTAAAAAGAGAAGCCGTAAGGCAGGGAATGAAAAGCCTGAGGATGAGCGGCCTTTCAAAACTGAGAGAGGGGTTGACCTCGATAGAAGAAGTCCTGAGAGTGACGTTTAGTGATTAA
- a CDS encoding type IV pilus twitching motility protein PilT, whose translation METLYELLKIMIDKGASDLHISTGTPPRIRVDGKLVPFNSSALSPADTKALCYSVLTDTQKHKFEENNELDLSFGVKGLSRFRANIFMQRGAVAGAFRTIPYNIRTFGELGLPPIVTEFTKKPRGLILVTGPTGCGKSSTLAAMIDKINKERHEHIITIEDPIEFIHAHKNCLINQREVNADTASFKDALRYVLRQDPDIVLIGEMRDLETIEAALTVSETGHLTLATLHTNTAIQTINRIIDVFPAHQQEQIRIQLSFVLEGIISQQLLPKKTGAGRVLAVEVLVPTPAIRNLIREDKTHQVYSMMQTGQAKFGMQTMNQSLFELYKKGLIAYEDALAKSTVPDELLNMMQRASLGKV comes from the coding sequence ATGGAAACGTTATACGAATTGCTGAAGATTATGATAGACAAAGGGGCTTCAGACCTGCATATAAGCACCGGCACACCTCCAAGAATAAGGGTTGACGGCAAACTCGTCCCCTTTAACAGTTCCGCCCTTTCACCTGCCGACACCAAGGCGCTTTGTTACAGCGTCCTTACCGATACACAGAAGCATAAATTTGAGGAGAACAATGAGCTCGATCTTTCCTTTGGCGTAAAAGGGCTGAGCCGTTTCAGGGCAAACATATTCATGCAGCGGGGCGCTGTGGCAGGAGCATTCCGGACTATCCCATACAACATAAGGACCTTCGGCGAGCTTGGACTGCCTCCAATAGTGACTGAATTTACCAAGAAACCAAGAGGACTGATTTTAGTCACCGGCCCAACAGGTTGCGGGAAATCATCCACACTTGCGGCCATGATAGACAAGATAAATAAAGAGCGGCATGAACACATAATTACAATTGAAGACCCGATTGAATTTATCCACGCACACAAAAATTGCCTGATAAACCAGAGAGAGGTAAACGCGGATACAGCGTCATTTAAGGACGCACTCCGGTATGTGCTTAGGCAGGACCCAGACATTGTCTTGATCGGTGAAATGAGAGACCTGGAAACAATAGAGGCTGCGCTTACCGTCTCGGAGACCGGACATCTTACTCTGGCGACCCTGCATACCAATACCGCAATTCAGACGATAAACCGCATCATAGACGTATTCCCCGCGCACCAGCAGGAGCAGATCAGGATACAACTGTCCTTTGTCCTTGAGGGAATAATATCCCAGCAGCTTCTTCCCAAAAAAACAGGCGCGGGCAGGGTACTGGCGGTAGAAGTGCTTGTCCCCACTCCCGCCATCAGAAACCTCATCAGAGAGGACAAGACCCATCAGGTATATTCCATGATGCAGACAGGCCAGGCCAAATTCGGGATGCAGACAATGAACCAGTCTCTTTTTGAATTGTATAAAAAAGGTTTAATAGCGTACGAAGACGCCCTTGCGAAATCCACGGTCCCGGACGAGCTGCTTAATATGATGCAAAGGGCTTCGTTAGGAAAGGTGTAA
- a CDS encoding type II secretion system F family protein, with protein MATVFKWTGKSAKGAVVKGELTAGSMEEVKGYLRKQRITPTSVTQKGKPLFSAFGAKVTDKDLVIFTRQFATMIGAGLPLVQALDILSKQTENPGFAKSIGEIKSDVEGGSTFADALRKFPKVFSDLYTNMVAAGEAGGIMDTILVRLASYIEKAQKLKRKVKGAMVYPSVVITVAIMVIVIIMVFVVPTFAKMFTTLGGTLPMPTQIIIDLSKFLGGIGGLIMFGSIIATIVSIVQFRRTETGQMVTDRIILRLPVVGILFRKVAVAKFTRTLGTLISSGVPILDGLNITAKTAGNRVIEKAVMEVRQGVSEGRTIAEPLTQSKVFPPMVTQMIAVGESTGALDNMLGKIADFYDEEVDQAVGNLTSMIEPVLMIFLGGTIGFIVVAMYLPIFKLITLVK; from the coding sequence ATGGCTACCGTATTTAAATGGACAGGGAAATCCGCAAAAGGCGCCGTTGTAAAAGGCGAGCTTACCGCGGGTTCGATGGAAGAAGTAAAAGGTTACCTGCGTAAACAGCGCATAACTCCGACAAGTGTTACACAGAAAGGGAAACCCCTTTTCAGTGCGTTCGGAGCGAAAGTCACGGACAAAGACCTTGTTATTTTCACAAGACAGTTTGCAACGATGATAGGAGCGGGACTGCCGCTCGTGCAGGCGCTGGATATTCTCTCCAAGCAGACCGAGAACCCCGGATTTGCAAAGAGTATCGGCGAAATAAAAAGCGACGTGGAGGGCGGCTCCACCTTTGCGGACGCCCTTAGAAAATTCCCTAAGGTCTTTTCAGACCTCTATACGAATATGGTTGCGGCCGGTGAAGCAGGCGGTATTATGGACACCATTCTCGTCAGGCTTGCCTCATATATTGAAAAGGCCCAAAAACTCAAGAGGAAGGTCAAGGGCGCGATGGTTTACCCTTCAGTTGTTATTACAGTCGCCATCATGGTCATCGTGATCATCATGGTCTTTGTCGTGCCTACCTTTGCAAAAATGTTTACAACGCTTGGCGGGACCCTGCCGATGCCGACCCAGATCATAATTGATTTGAGTAAATTCCTCGGCGGAATCGGAGGGTTGATAATGTTTGGAAGCATTATCGCCACGATAGTCTCTATTGTCCAGTTCCGGCGGACGGAAACAGGCCAGATGGTTACAGACAGAATAATCCTTAGGCTTCCTGTTGTCGGGATACTTTTCAGAAAAGTCGCTGTGGCAAAGTTCACGCGCACGCTCGGCACCCTTATAAGCAGCGGTGTGCCCATACTCGATGGTTTGAACATAACTGCGAAAACCGCAGGCAACAGGGTGATTGAAAAGGCGGTCATGGAAGTAAGGCAGGGGGTTTCCGAGGGAAGAACAATTGCCGAACCGTTGACCCAGTCAAAAGTATTCCCCCCGATGGTCACACAAATGATCGCGGTCGGTGAATCCACAGGCGCCCTTGACAATATGCTCGGGAAGATCGCGGATTTCTATGATGAAGAAGTTGACCAGGCAGTCGGTAATCTCACGTCCATGATAGAGCCTGTGCTGATGATCTTTCTCGGCGGCACTATCGGATTCATAGTAGTTGCCATGTATCTGCCGATATTCAAGCTGATAACGCTGGTCAAGTAA